One stretch of Paenibacillus sp. FSL R5-0341 DNA includes these proteins:
- a CDS encoding superoxide dismutase — protein sequence MTFQLPALPYANDALEPHIDAKTMEIHHDRHHNTYVTNLNAALESAPELQEKSLEDLIANLDSVPEGIRTAVRNNGGGHANHSLFWEIIGPNGGGAPTGDIAAAIDSELGGFDKFKEDFAKAATTRFGSGWAWLVVGKDGKLSITSTPNQDSPLFEGLTPVLGLDVWEHAYYLNYQNKRPDYIAAFWNVINWDEVNKRYASAK from the coding sequence ATGACTTTTCAATTACCAGCACTTCCTTACGCTAACGACGCACTGGAACCACATATCGATGCAAAAACGATGGAAATCCACCACGATCGCCATCACAATACTTATGTAACTAACTTGAACGCAGCTCTGGAAAGCGCTCCTGAACTGCAAGAAAAAAGCTTGGAAGATCTGATTGCTAACCTTGACAGCGTACCTGAAGGCATCCGCACAGCGGTTCGCAACAATGGTGGTGGACATGCTAACCACAGCTTGTTCTGGGAAATCATTGGACCTAACGGCGGCGGCGCTCCTACAGGTGATATCGCAGCAGCTATCGATAGCGAACTGGGTGGTTTTGATAAATTCAAAGAAGATTTCGCTAAAGCAGCTACAACTCGTTTCGGCTCCGGCTGGGCTTGGCTCGTAGTTGGCAAAGATGGCAAGTTGTCCATCACTAGCACACCTAACCAAGACAGCCCTCTCTTCGAAGGTCTGACTCCGGTTCTGGGTCTGGATGTATGGGAGCACGCTTACTACCTGAACTACCAAAACAAACGTCCTGACTACATCGCCGCTTTCTGGAATGTAATCAACTGGGATGAAGTGAACAAACGTTACGCTTCTGCAAAATAA